The genomic interval TGCAGGCCGTGCAGTACTCCAGCGCGGCGCAGCTCCGGGAGGAACTGGCCGCACTGGGCGTCACGTGAAGTGAGGCCAGGCAGGCACCTTCGCCCGGGAGCGGTCCGCTGCGCAGTTCACAGATCCAGCCAGAACACAGACCGCCGCCCGGCCGCCCCGAGGGCCTGTGGCCTGTCCTGCGCCGCTCAGCTGTGGGTCAGGAAGGCCTTGACGGCCCCCAGGCTGCCTGTGTCCAGCAGCAGGCGGCCGGTGGGCCGGTGCAGGAGCGCAGGCGTCCGCGCCAGGGCGTGTGCATCCGCCAGGGCCTCGAACGCCTGAGGGTCCGCCTGGCGGTGCAGCACTTCGATCTGCTCGTCGAATGCACCGCGCAGCGGGAGGGCCAGCATCCGCTTGAGCATCTCGCACTGCGGGCACTGGTCCTGCGTGAACAGCACGAACGGGCGGCGTTCAGTCATGGGCCACCACCGCGTGGTCCGGCCACAGCTCCGCGAAGTCGTTGTCCGTGAGGGGTTCCACAGGCAGTTTGGCGTAACTGCTCCCTTTGGCGCTGAAGAAGTCGTGCGTGGTGCCGCGCGACCGGATGCCGTTCAGGACCACCGGGTTGACCTCCTCGTCGGGGAAGGGGCGCTCAAGGTTCAGGTTGTCCGCCAGCACGTTGAAGTTGAACCGGATGAACCGCTCGACGTCCTCCACGAGGTTCACGGAGGCGTACAGCTGCTGCGTGTACGCCAGCTCGTTGCGGTACAGGGTGTCCAGGGTGGAGTCGTACCAGGCGAGCGCCTGCGTCTGCTCGGGCCCACTGAGGGCCGCGAAGCGTTCCTGCGCAAGCAGCGCCACGTACACGCCGTGCACCGCTTCATCCAGGATGATCAGGTTGAAGATCTCCCCGGCCGACACCATCCGGCCCTGACCCGCCAGCAGCAGCGGGTAGTAGAAGCCGCTGTAGAACAGCGCCGTTTCCAGCATGCAGGAGACGACCATCTTGCGCCACAGGCCCAGGTCGCTCACGTCCGGGTCGCGGAACACGGCCTCGATGAACTGGATCTTGAACTGCAGCTGCGGCTGCGTTTCGACCCAGGCGAACACGGCGCGTTCCTCGGTGATGGTCAGGAACGTCTTGTTCATCAGGCTGTAGCTGCGGGCGTGAATGTCTTCCATCATGCCCTGGAACTGCAGCGTGGCCTTGCGGATGTGGCCGTCCACGAGGCCGCGCAGCGCGGGCATTCCCACCTCACCCTGCAGGGTATCCAGAGCGTTCAGGCCCGCCGAGGCGTGCATGTACGTCCAGCGTTCCTGGTCGCTCAGGCTCTTCCAGTGCAGGGCGTCGTTGGTGAGGGGAATCTCGTCGGGGAACCACAGCTGCGACGTGTACTTCTCGTAGAAGGTGACGGAGAAGCTGTCCTCGGGTTCGCTCCAGTTCGTGGCGGTAAAGGGGGGTCGGGTCATGGGGGTCTCTCTGGAATCAGGGTGGGAAGGGAAGGGAACAGGCGCCCCGCCAAGGGGCGCGGGCCACTGCGTTACACGGCGCAGTTCAGGCACTCGTCGATACTGACCTTACGCAGACGGGTGTAGTACAGCGTCTTCAGACCTTTGCCGTACGCGTACAGGTAGTACCGCTGCAGGGTGCGGGTACTGGCGGTGCTGGGCACGAACAGGGTGCACGAGATGCCCTGATCCACGTGTTTCTGCGCGGCGGCAACCGTGTCGAGCACGCGGCGCTGGTCCATGTCGTACGCCTCTTCGTAGAACCACT from Deinococcus taeanensis carries:
- a CDS encoding thioredoxin; the encoded protein is MTERRPFVLFTQDQCPQCEMLKRMLALPLRGAFDEQIEVLHRQADPQAFEALADAHALARTPALLHRPTGRLLLDTGSLGAVKAFLTHS
- a CDS encoding ribonucleotide-diphosphate reductase subunit beta, whose product is MTRPPFTATNWSEPEDSFSVTFYEKYTSQLWFPDEIPLTNDALHWKSLSDQERWTYMHASAGLNALDTLQGEVGMPALRGLVDGHIRKATLQFQGMMEDIHARSYSLMNKTFLTITEERAVFAWVETQPQLQFKIQFIEAVFRDPDVSDLGLWRKMVVSCMLETALFYSGFYYPLLLAGQGRMVSAGEIFNLIILDEAVHGVYVALLAQERFAALSGPEQTQALAWYDSTLDTLYRNELAYTQQLYASVNLVEDVERFIRFNFNVLADNLNLERPFPDEEVNPVVLNGIRSRGTTHDFFSAKGSSYAKLPVEPLTDNDFAELWPDHAVVAHD